The Desulfosalsimonas propionicica genome has a segment encoding these proteins:
- a CDS encoding S1 family peptidase — MRKIALLISFFVFFLSPAGAKDYPQVFQIVADDCSQGPRRVQTGFLAEGYDGILTALHGVVDCNIFHARPTVGDPVSGLEIVKVDVERDVALLGSDSFDVSDYSVLPVGPIPEQGDKLRVVGYPQALLDQHRIDLTLESNRKYLENLLPSNDQSLIQDLLIRASPAIGISILSLTGDIQPGHSGAPILDLKDRVIGIGNGGLKGGTVGIGWGIPIDSLDLVEKNDRQTRISTLRKQSLTLLFDITSAVELSFSAKPEMVKPGSEVILELSKKIKSGLVFLGDRGPLPKRTLDGGEKIIITVPGDMKSGFYHIEIRQGGMQILSENKVKVENWIDSFNFYIRPQNAKTGSDVTLHLNYPAPSRYFQIFIKGNYGRVDRKLYRKETLGGGRQIIVTIPDDIMDSKYYIELKSGRRSFTAPVYVDKPRSHRAPPAN, encoded by the coding sequence ATGCGAAAAATAGCTTTGCTTATATCATTTTTTGTATTCTTTTTATCACCTGCTGGCGCCAAGGATTATCCACAAGTTTTTCAGATAGTGGCTGACGATTGCTCGCAAGGGCCTCGCAGAGTACAGACCGGTTTTCTCGCGGAGGGCTATGATGGCATTCTAACGGCGCTTCACGGAGTTGTTGACTGCAATATCTTCCATGCTCGACCTACTGTCGGTGATCCTGTTTCAGGGCTTGAGATCGTAAAAGTCGATGTTGAACGGGATGTGGCTCTGCTTGGCTCTGATAGTTTTGATGTCTCTGATTATTCGGTGCTCCCCGTTGGTCCGATACCAGAGCAGGGAGACAAGCTACGGGTTGTCGGGTATCCACAAGCATTACTTGATCAGCACCGTATTGACTTGACCCTTGAGAGCAATCGCAAATATTTGGAGAACTTGTTGCCTTCCAATGATCAAAGCTTGATTCAAGATCTTCTCATACGCGCAAGCCCGGCTATTGGTATTTCAATCCTGAGCCTGACTGGTGACATTCAGCCTGGGCACTCTGGCGCACCTATCTTAGATCTAAAAGACCGAGTTATTGGGATTGGCAACGGCGGCCTTAAGGGCGGTACTGTCGGTATCGGTTGGGGAATTCCGATAGATTCACTGGATCTAGTTGAAAAAAATGATCGGCAAACAAGGATTTCAACGCTGCGAAAACAGAGCCTCACATTACTTTTCGATATTACGTCTGCAGTAGAGCTGAGCTTCTCTGCAAAACCCGAAATGGTTAAGCCTGGAAGCGAAGTGATTTTGGAGTTGAGCAAAAAAATTAAGTCCGGGTTGGTGTTTTTAGGCGATAGAGGCCCGCTTCCCAAGAGGACTTTAGATGGCGGAGAAAAAATTATTATTACAGTGCCAGGGGACATGAAGAGCGGATTCTATCATATCGAGATACGACAAGGCGGCATGCAAATTTTGTCTGAAAACAAGGTTAAAGTTGAGAACTGGATAGATTCGTTTAACTTTTACATCAGGCCCCAGAATGCCAAAACCGGTAGCGATGTAACGCTTCATCTCAACTACCCAGCGCCTAGCAGATACTTCCAAATTTTTATTAAAGGTAATTATGGTAGAGTCGACAGAAAGCTTTACAGAAAGGAGACACTTGGAGGCGGACGCCAGATTATCGTGACAATACCTGATGATATCATGGACTCCAAATACTACATCGAGCTTAAAAGTGGTAGGCGAAGTTTCACGGCGCCCGTTTATGTGGATAAACCAAGAAGTCATCGTGCGCCTCCGGCTAATTAG
- a CDS encoding DUF3237 domain-containing protein, protein MELIGPTPEGLKVHVYVTGGEVFGPNIQGEILPVGGDWLTIRPDGVGLLNVRATMNTEDGALIYTFYTGMTDFGENPYEKLLKGEVSQEESHVRCRPVLLTAHPDYTWLNRIFCLGIGRISADRSAIICDMYAVK, encoded by the coding sequence ATGGAACTTATCGGTCCGACACCCGAAGGATTGAAGGTACATGTCTATGTTACTGGTGGCGAGGTGTTTGGGCCGAATATACAAGGTGAAATTCTGCCTGTAGGTGGAGATTGGTTGACGATTCGGCCTGATGGTGTCGGACTTCTAAACGTTCGTGCGACGATGAACACCGAGGACGGGGCCCTTATTTACACTTTCTATACCGGAATGACTGACTTTGGAGAAAACCCTTACGAAAAGCTGCTTAAAGGAGAAGTCTCACAAGAAGAATCCCATGTCCGATGCAGGCCAGTGCTACTTACAGCGCATCCGGATTACACCTGGCTGAACCGAATTTTTTGCTTGGGAATCGGCAGGATCTCTGCCGATCGTTCCGCGATCATTTGCGATATGTATGCTGTGAAATGA
- a CDS encoding sugar phosphate isomerase/epimerase family protein, protein MRAQKDDLCRALDGFGMELACHLPTFVPTADLTDTIREASIRETLHAMHMAAEPGAIKAVLRPSFIQGLGALMPDLTKKRAMDTMCRLLGEAEKLRLIVCVENLFPRSLSLVRPEDFDAVFNAFPNAQLTLDTCHAHIQSETERILVFIKRFASRIGHVHASDNRGRDDDHLPIGAGTIDFAEVVKAFKQIGYNKTITLEVFAKDRDYLRISRDKLREIFAGP, encoded by the coding sequence ATAAGGGCGCAAAAGGACGATCTTTGCCGGGCCCTGGACGGGTTTGGAATGGAACTGGCCTGCCATTTGCCCACCTTTGTGCCCACTGCGGATCTCACTGACACGATCCGGGAAGCGTCCATCCGGGAAACCCTGCATGCCATGCACATGGCCGCCGAGCCCGGAGCCATCAAGGCGGTGCTGCGTCCGAGCTTTATTCAGGGCCTGGGCGCCCTGATGCCGGATCTGACCAAAAAACGGGCCATGGATACCATGTGCCGGCTGCTTGGCGAGGCGGAAAAACTGCGCCTGATCGTATGCGTGGAAAACCTGTTTCCCCGCTCCCTTTCCCTGGTGCGGCCAGAGGATTTTGACGCGGTGTTCAATGCATTTCCCAACGCACAGCTGACCCTGGATACGTGCCATGCCCACATCCAGAGCGAAACCGAGCGCATTCTGGTTTTCATCAAACGCTTTGCCAGTCGTATCGGCCATGTCCATGCCAGCGACAACCGGGGCCGCGATGATGACCATCTTCCCATCGGGGCCGGTACCATTGATTTTGCCGAAGTGGTCAAGGCATTTAAGCAGATCGGATACAACAAAACCATTACCCTTGAGGTCTTTGCCAAAGATCGGGATTATCTGCGCATCAGCCGCGACAAGCTCCGGGAGATATTTGCAGGGCCATGA
- the lpdA gene encoding dihydrolipoyl dehydrogenase, producing MPVRIAVLGAGPGGLFAAVRAARLNAKVTLVEADALGGTCLNRGCIPSKVMREAGALMADCRRFSKFGVRLPGPPEIDMPQLSARRQEVVSAQAKGVARILDKLGIRVVSGRGFIEGPCKLTVTQADGSKQTVQWDRLIIAAGACPRPLPGIPFDGERIISSTNALCLETVPKSLVIAGGGVVGCEFATIFSALGSRVTLVEAMDRLLPLPLIDETCSKTLLREFKKQKITCCLGRIVDSIQETDQGVDVTIRDSPFVQQRQPQPSTGASAEKLLVCIGRTPVLSGMGLENLGVEIDDQGWIKADSRMETSVKNVYAVGDVLGPDKLMLAYVASKEGMTAAENALGEDRQMSYEAVPNVVFTLPEVANVGLTRGQAADAGYAVETETVLFRSLGKPQVTGNITGQAQVVFDTGSEQILGVHIVGPKATDIIPEATLAVKSHATVRDLANTMHGHPTHAEIMEELAAKAIGRAVYG from the coding sequence ATGCCTGTAAGGATTGCCGTATTGGGAGCTGGTCCGGGCGGTTTGTTTGCAGCTGTCCGCGCAGCCCGGTTAAATGCCAAGGTGACCCTGGTGGAAGCCGATGCCCTTGGGGGCACCTGCCTGAACCGGGGATGCATTCCCTCCAAGGTGATGCGGGAGGCCGGCGCATTGATGGCTGATTGCCGGCGTTTCAGCAAATTCGGCGTGCGCCTGCCGGGGCCTCCTGAAATTGACATGCCGCAGCTCAGTGCCCGGAGACAGGAAGTTGTTTCCGCCCAGGCCAAGGGGGTCGCCCGAATTCTGGATAAGCTCGGAATCCGGGTAGTAAGCGGCCGCGGCTTTATTGAAGGCCCCTGCAAGCTCACGGTTACGCAGGCAGACGGCAGTAAGCAAACCGTGCAGTGGGATCGCCTGATTATTGCCGCGGGAGCCTGTCCACGGCCGCTACCCGGAATTCCGTTTGACGGCGAGCGCATCATTTCCAGCACAAATGCCCTCTGCCTTGAGACCGTGCCAAAATCGCTGGTGATTGCCGGCGGCGGTGTCGTTGGCTGCGAGTTTGCCACGATTTTTTCAGCTCTGGGCAGCCGGGTGACCCTTGTTGAAGCCATGGACAGACTGCTTCCGCTTCCGCTTATTGACGAAACCTGTTCCAAAACCCTTTTGCGCGAATTTAAAAAGCAGAAAATCACATGCTGCCTCGGCCGGATAGTGGACTCCATTCAGGAAACAGATCAGGGGGTGGATGTGACCATCCGCGACTCTCCGTTTGTGCAGCAGCGTCAGCCGCAGCCGAGTACCGGCGCCTCCGCGGAAAAACTGCTGGTTTGCATCGGACGAACACCCGTGTTATCTGGCATGGGCCTGGAAAATCTCGGGGTGGAAATCGATGATCAGGGTTGGATCAAGGCTGATTCCCGGATGGAGACCTCTGTGAAAAACGTCTATGCCGTGGGCGACGTGCTGGGACCGGATAAATTGATGCTCGCCTATGTTGCCTCCAAGGAGGGCATGACAGCAGCAGAAAACGCCCTTGGAGAGGACCGGCAAATGAGCTATGAAGCTGTCCCCAATGTGGTCTTTACCCTGCCTGAGGTGGCCAATGTCGGGTTGACCCGGGGGCAGGCAGCAGATGCGGGCTATGCGGTGGAAACTGAAACAGTGCTGTTCCGAAGCCTTGGTAAACCGCAGGTGACCGGCAACATTACCGGCCAGGCCCAGGTGGTCTTTGACACCGGAAGCGAGCAGATACTCGGGGTGCACATTGTCGGCCCCAAGGCCACTGATATCATCCCCGAGGCCACCCTGGCAGTAAAAAGCCATGCCACGGTGAGAGATCTGGCCAATACCATGCACGGCCATCCCACCCATGCGGAAATCATGGAAGAGCTGGCGGCCAAGGCCATCGGGCGTGCGGTTTACGGGTAG
- a CDS encoding aminomethyl transferase family protein — MSPEPKQTPLFQRHRQLGANFSVFGGYRMPLWYRSGAKTEHLAVICRAGLFDTSHMAALRVSGPEALGLLQQCCTRDLERCFGRDKRPLMPGGTAYGAYLNESGGVIDDTLIYQLAHQDYLSVVNAGQGALVSDHLRTAAGNSRLDVTDLTDQMGKLDLQGPASVAILIKTLENPGNVLEGLSFFSFKVDPELFPGSQTRVRLGENIPLMLSRSGYTGEMGFELFVRPQDLTTAWDYLLAAGQKEELISCGLAARDSLRTGAGLPLSHQDIGDWPFIHHPWHIALPFSPDGTGFTKQFIGSRALLDPDRHFYTCAFVGYDLRKITVSETAPPQVLDSAGKSVGIVLTCVTDMAIGRDSGGRVYSVRSPGKPQGFEPRGLCCGFLRLDRPPETGELVSLNDGRRKVKAELTRDIRPDRSAGWDINRIIEEFS, encoded by the coding sequence ATGTCACCGGAGCCGAAGCAAACCCCGCTTTTTCAACGGCACCGGCAATTGGGTGCCAACTTCTCCGTTTTCGGCGGCTATCGTATGCCACTGTGGTATCGCTCCGGCGCCAAAACCGAGCACCTTGCCGTTATATGCCGGGCCGGATTGTTTGATACCAGCCACATGGCTGCCCTCCGCGTAAGCGGCCCCGAGGCCCTGGGCTTGCTTCAGCAGTGCTGCACCCGGGACCTGGAGCGCTGTTTCGGCAGGGACAAACGTCCCCTTATGCCCGGGGGCACCGCATACGGCGCCTATCTCAACGAAAGCGGCGGCGTGATCGACGATACCCTGATTTACCAATTGGCCCACCAGGATTACCTCTCGGTGGTAAACGCCGGGCAGGGCGCACTGGTATCCGATCATCTGCGTACGGCCGCCGGCAACAGCCGCCTTGATGTCACCGACCTGACAGACCAAATGGGAAAACTGGATCTGCAGGGACCGGCCTCGGTTGCCATTCTCATCAAGACCCTGGAAAATCCCGGCAATGTCCTGGAGGGTTTGTCGTTTTTTTCCTTCAAGGTGGATCCGGAGCTTTTTCCGGGTTCGCAGACCCGGGTGCGTCTGGGCGAAAATATTCCCCTCATGCTCTCGCGCAGCGGGTATACCGGAGAGATGGGTTTTGAGCTGTTTGTCAGGCCGCAGGATCTGACCACCGCATGGGACTATTTGCTTGCAGCAGGCCAAAAGGAAGAACTCATATCCTGCGGGCTGGCTGCCCGGGATTCCTTGCGCACCGGTGCGGGTTTGCCCCTGTCCCACCAGGATATCGGCGACTGGCCCTTTATCCATCATCCCTGGCACATTGCGCTTCCGTTTTCCCCGGACGGCACCGGCTTTACAAAGCAGTTTATTGGAAGCCGGGCGCTTCTGGATCCTGACCGGCATTTTTATACCTGTGCCTTTGTGGGCTATGATCTGCGGAAAATTACGGTGTCGGAAACAGCTCCCCCGCAGGTCCTGGATTCGGCCGGAAAGTCCGTGGGCATTGTTTTGACATGTGTTACGGATATGGCCATTGGCCGCGACAGCGGCGGCCGCGTCTACAGCGTGCGCAGCCCGGGCAAACCCCAGGGATTTGAGCCGCGGGGATTGTGCTGCGGCTTCCTAAGACTGGATCGGCCGCCGGAAACCGGGGAACTGGTATCCTTAAATGACGGCCGGCGAAAGGTCAAGGCGGAACTCACCCGGGATATCCGGCCTGATCGCAGCGCCGGATGGGATATCAACCGAATCATAGAGGAGTTCTCATGA
- the gcvH gene encoding glycine cleavage system protein GcvH — MRPVDELILPDDVGYTENHEWARKDGSAMVAGITDYAQEELGDIVYVELPEIGQSFEKGAEFGTVESVKAVAELYMPVAGEIAGTNPELENRPDLVNEDPYGRGWLVMIRPADPGEMQSLMDKATYYNLLKGL; from the coding sequence ATGAGACCAGTGGACGAATTGATACTGCCGGATGATGTTGGGTATACCGAAAACCATGAATGGGCCAGAAAGGACGGGTCCGCGATGGTGGCGGGTATTACCGATTATGCCCAGGAGGAACTGGGCGACATCGTTTACGTGGAATTGCCCGAAATCGGGCAGAGCTTTGAAAAAGGTGCGGAATTCGGTACGGTGGAGTCAGTTAAGGCTGTGGCGGAACTTTACATGCCGGTTGCCGGAGAGATTGCCGGTACCAACCCGGAACTGGAAAACCGGCCGGACCTGGTCAATGAAGACCCCTATGGCCGGGGCTGGCTGGTTATGATCAGGCCTGCAGACCCCGGGGAAATGCAATCCCTGATGGATAAAGCCACCTATTACAATCTGTTAAAAGGACTCTAA